In the genome of Salinispirillum sp. LH 10-3-1, one region contains:
- a CDS encoding ATP-binding protein has translation MKIPGTPNDEAERQCALDNTGLIASGADPRFDRITRMVSAVFSVPITLVSLIDRDRQWFKSRHGLDAEETPREISFCGHAILNETPLIVSDALQDPRFKDNPLVTGMPNIRFYAGAPISTKSGHRIGTLCLIDNQPRDLTEAEVSTLVDFAATVEALIHVDEANHEQAELMELQFISNRDALQLLNSIAFASFDTLDSKVNNALHLAREYLQMDVAIVSQIEGNTYTAAWIDGGPDRALEPGQQFALQDTWCQLLFSEHTDSQISELFISNMQHEGLHSHTCYQKNPVEAYASVILEVEGRRFGSLNFSSTTARLQPFDDGEQALIRLLGRWLSTTLGSSLSNERVKKLMAQLPGVTYQFRRFPDGKMTFPFSSPQIEVLYGLTPSQAALDASPAFARIHPDDLDTVSASIEQSASSLEYWNATYRVSDRQGHFRWISGNARPERLIDGSILWHGYLQDIHEHEQARRGLKRNEARLRGLFELSPIGIALNDYETGAFLDGNPALLKPTGYSKEEFIALSYWDLTPQEYQPQEEDALQSLQTTGRYGPFEKEYIRKDGIRYPVRLQGILSEETDGRRVIWSLIEDISERRKLDQMKDQFIATVSHELRTPLTSIKGSLGLLAGGAMGKLPPKATALLTTAERNAQRLNALINDLLDMEKLVAGKMPMNLTIQPLGDLLDESIDSMQNYFEQHRVSISTPQQWPAMNINVDGPRFIQALTNLLSNAAKYSPEQGHIEIAVRAIGMQTEIAVRDHGPGVPVEFRHQLFKRFSQADSSDSRKLPGTGLGLAITQEIAHQMGGFVNYRDAKGGGSEFYIVLPTENNQ, from the coding sequence ATGAAGATACCAGGTACACCAAACGATGAAGCCGAGCGCCAATGTGCGCTGGATAATACTGGCCTAATTGCCAGCGGTGCTGATCCCCGTTTCGACCGCATCACGCGCATGGTCAGTGCAGTGTTCTCCGTGCCTATCACACTGGTGTCATTAATTGATCGAGACCGGCAATGGTTTAAGTCACGCCACGGGCTAGACGCTGAAGAAACACCCCGGGAGATTTCATTCTGCGGGCACGCGATATTGAATGAAACACCCTTGATCGTCAGTGATGCACTGCAAGACCCGCGCTTTAAGGATAATCCCCTGGTCACCGGTATGCCCAACATCCGCTTCTATGCCGGAGCCCCCATCAGCACCAAGAGCGGTCATCGTATTGGCACCCTTTGCCTGATCGACAACCAGCCCCGGGACTTGACCGAGGCAGAGGTTTCCACGCTGGTTGATTTTGCCGCCACGGTTGAAGCATTAATTCATGTCGATGAGGCCAACCATGAACAGGCTGAGCTCATGGAACTGCAATTCATCTCCAATCGAGATGCCTTACAGCTATTGAACAGCATTGCTTTTGCTTCATTCGACACGCTAGATAGCAAGGTCAACAATGCATTGCACCTAGCGCGGGAATACCTGCAAATGGATGTAGCGATAGTCAGCCAAATTGAAGGGAATACTTACACGGCAGCTTGGATAGATGGCGGCCCTGATAGAGCCCTTGAACCGGGACAGCAGTTTGCATTGCAGGATACATGGTGCCAGCTTTTGTTTTCGGAGCACACTGACTCCCAAATATCGGAGCTGTTCATCAGTAACATGCAGCACGAAGGGCTACATTCACACACTTGCTATCAGAAAAATCCTGTAGAAGCCTATGCCAGCGTAATTCTGGAGGTTGAGGGCCGGCGCTTTGGAAGCTTAAACTTTTCATCGACTACCGCACGTTTACAGCCGTTTGATGACGGTGAACAGGCCCTAATACGCTTGCTCGGTCGCTGGCTTTCAACCACACTTGGCTCGAGCTTGAGTAATGAGCGTGTGAAGAAACTTATGGCACAACTACCGGGTGTCACCTACCAGTTTCGTCGCTTTCCCGACGGCAAAATGACCTTTCCTTTTAGCTCGCCACAGATAGAAGTGCTTTATGGCTTAACACCGAGTCAAGCAGCACTGGATGCCAGCCCTGCCTTCGCACGTATTCATCCTGACGATCTCGACACTGTCAGTGCTTCCATTGAGCAATCGGCCAGTTCTTTAGAATACTGGAATGCCACTTACCGCGTAAGCGATCGCCAAGGCCATTTTCGCTGGATTTCGGGAAACGCCCGGCCGGAGCGGCTTATCGATGGCAGCATTCTCTGGCACGGCTATTTGCAAGACATCCATGAACATGAACAAGCGCGGCGCGGCTTAAAACGCAATGAGGCCCGGTTGCGCGGCCTTTTCGAGCTTTCCCCTATAGGTATAGCGCTGAACGACTATGAAACCGGTGCATTTCTGGATGGTAACCCAGCCCTTCTAAAGCCAACCGGGTATTCGAAAGAGGAGTTCATAGCACTGAGTTATTGGGATCTGACGCCTCAGGAATATCAACCGCAAGAAGAAGACGCGTTACAAAGTCTGCAAACCACTGGGCGCTACGGCCCGTTCGAGAAAGAATATATTCGAAAAGATGGGATTCGCTACCCCGTCAGGCTGCAAGGGATCCTCAGCGAAGAAACCGATGGCCGTCGAGTCATCTGGTCTCTCATCGAGGACATCTCTGAACGCCGAAAGCTCGACCAAATGAAGGATCAATTTATTGCCACGGTCAGCCATGAGCTCCGCACACCACTCACATCCATTAAGGGATCACTGGGACTACTCGCCGGGGGAGCAATGGGTAAACTTCCCCCAAAGGCCACTGCTCTTTTGACCACGGCCGAGCGCAATGCACAGCGCCTGAACGCTTTAATCAACGACCTATTAGACATGGAAAAACTGGTCGCTGGCAAAATGCCTATGAACCTCACTATTCAACCGCTGGGCGATTTACTGGATGAATCGATAGATTCAATGCAGAACTACTTCGAACAACATCGGGTTAGTATTTCAACACCTCAACAATGGCCCGCCATGAACATCAATGTAGACGGACCAAGATTCATCCAAGCTCTAACAAACTTACTGTCGAATGCTGCTAAATACTCTCCAGAGCAAGGACATATTGAAATAGCAGTGAGAGCCATTGGCATGCAAACAGAGATAGCCGTGCGAGACCATGGACCTGGCGTTCCGGTGGAGTTTCGCCACCAGCTTTTTAAGCGGTTTTCCCAAGCCGATAGCTCTGATTCACGTAAACTACCGGGCACAGGGCTGGGCTTGGCAATTACTCAGGAAATCGCCCATCAAATGGGGGGATTCGTTAATTATCGCGACGCTAAAGGTGGCGGCAGTGAATTTTATATCGTACTCCCAACTGAGAACAACCAATGA
- a CDS encoding response regulator codes for MNQLSLKVRVIILITITAAILATSMLLTVYQLMVSDYEALVSEREQAKIERLVAELGLTQQQRLLSLEAFTARVLDDNGALLPPTILQERLQRPSVASDQFPDGLLVFDGSATAIAERDFVPNRLGTNYADRMHFQRAEGSKKPVISEPILGRVTGLPLLSFLHPIISYEGNIIGYIGGTLDLSNTPLMPSIPDLDNDPYVTTIVIDPHNRLFVSVQERFTEPQKLPAQGTDALVDAAAELRPSGSLIEHEQRRYIVATQALPDLGWIVLRAIPYEMAIAPAKATYRRFLYISLAALLSVALAAIWAASSLTLPLTRMTDRLNNMAKDARLDSDFDEQGGPEIASLARAMNRLAQERNSADAAVRETEGFLTSVLEAATELSIIATDSTGIITVFNKGSENLLGYSKDELVQKKTPALLHLESEVIARAQELSDELGAPIQGFQVFVAKAEREGLENREWTYVHKSGRHITVSLTVTVVRDEAGTVKGYLGIAQDITARKRMDQMKSEFISTVSHELRTPLTSISGALGLIVGGGLGEVPDKVNHLLSTAHRNSKRLGHLINDLLDIEKIASGKLHFDMQPQPLTPLILQAIESNEAYGAPRGITINFSDTDLDPHVQVDGQRLLQVLANLLSNAIKFSPDDSAVNVFLESTDNGVVVSIKDHGPGIPMNFRNKIFQRFAQADASDTRAKDGTGLGLAITRELIEHMGGRVGFDSKEGGGARFFFELPLAKPLHRGDSLPGLADNQATRARILVVEDDPDVAHLLMIMLNEAGYDCDTAYSGNDALRMLDETRYDLVSLDLMLPDISGLDIIGTLRRQTATRDLPIVVVSAKVEQGKLAIGGDVSHLDWLTKPIDQKHLIEVIQRQLEAARAQHLRVLHVEDDKDLHSVICAMAGDQFDIQLAPTLDEARHQVQDQHFDVILLDIGLPDGSGWDLLPDIRIAQPDAKVVILSGADLSAQDRENVEAVLLKSRLTPEALVDGISVRIQWYRSHREE; via the coding sequence ATGAACCAGCTTTCGCTTAAAGTCCGGGTTATTATTCTCATCACTATCACTGCCGCGATTCTGGCCACCAGCATGCTGTTGACGGTTTACCAGTTGATGGTTTCAGACTACGAAGCCTTGGTGTCTGAACGAGAACAAGCGAAGATTGAACGCTTGGTGGCCGAATTAGGATTAACGCAACAACAGCGCTTACTCAGCCTTGAGGCCTTTACTGCACGAGTCCTCGATGACAATGGCGCGCTTTTGCCTCCGACGATACTACAAGAGCGACTGCAACGACCGTCTGTCGCTAGCGATCAGTTCCCCGATGGGTTACTCGTATTCGATGGATCCGCCACTGCCATTGCGGAACGTGATTTTGTACCTAATCGACTGGGGACAAATTATGCCGACAGAATGCACTTCCAACGTGCAGAGGGAAGTAAAAAACCGGTCATTTCTGAACCTATATTAGGTCGTGTGACTGGACTGCCCTTGCTGTCTTTTTTGCACCCCATAATCTCTTATGAAGGCAATATTATTGGTTACATTGGTGGCACACTGGACTTATCGAACACACCACTGATGCCCTCAATTCCCGACCTGGATAATGATCCCTATGTTACGACAATAGTCATTGATCCGCATAATCGGCTATTTGTTTCTGTGCAAGAACGTTTTACTGAACCCCAAAAGCTACCCGCCCAAGGTACAGATGCCTTAGTGGATGCAGCTGCAGAATTGAGACCTTCAGGCTCACTGATAGAGCATGAACAGCGCCGATATATTGTAGCCACGCAAGCGCTACCCGATTTGGGCTGGATTGTGTTGCGTGCTATTCCCTATGAAATGGCCATTGCTCCTGCCAAAGCAACGTACCGTCGATTCTTATACATCAGTCTTGCCGCACTCCTATCGGTAGCCTTAGCCGCCATTTGGGCAGCAAGTAGTCTTACACTACCGCTCACTCGCATGACAGATCGCCTAAATAACATGGCTAAGGATGCCCGCCTTGATAGCGATTTTGACGAACAGGGTGGCCCTGAAATAGCATCCCTCGCACGCGCGATGAATCGTTTAGCGCAAGAAAGGAATTCAGCAGACGCTGCTGTTCGGGAAACAGAAGGTTTTCTGACCAGTGTACTCGAGGCCGCTACAGAGCTTTCCATCATAGCCACCGATTCCACAGGCATCATCACCGTATTCAACAAAGGCTCCGAAAACCTGCTGGGGTATTCAAAAGATGAGCTGGTACAGAAAAAAACGCCCGCTCTATTGCATCTCGAAAGTGAAGTCATTGCCCGCGCACAAGAACTGAGCGACGAACTCGGTGCGCCCATACAAGGGTTTCAAGTCTTTGTCGCAAAGGCGGAACGTGAAGGCTTGGAAAACCGAGAGTGGACTTATGTCCACAAGTCTGGCCGACATATTACAGTTTCGTTAACCGTAACAGTGGTCCGCGACGAAGCAGGCACCGTTAAAGGCTACCTCGGAATTGCACAAGACATTACCGCACGTAAGCGCATGGACCAAATGAAAAGCGAGTTCATTTCAACAGTAAGCCATGAACTGCGCACACCATTAACCTCTATTTCTGGCGCACTAGGCCTTATTGTGGGCGGCGGACTGGGGGAAGTACCCGACAAAGTGAATCACCTATTGAGCACCGCACATCGCAACAGTAAACGACTGGGGCATCTGATCAATGACCTTTTAGACATCGAGAAGATTGCTTCAGGGAAGCTGCACTTTGACATGCAACCTCAGCCGCTTACGCCATTGATTCTCCAAGCGATTGAGTCCAATGAAGCCTATGGCGCCCCGCGTGGCATCACCATCAATTTCTCCGACACAGACCTCGATCCTCACGTGCAAGTTGACGGACAGCGCCTGCTGCAAGTGCTGGCCAACCTATTATCCAACGCCATCAAGTTCTCACCTGATGACAGCGCAGTGAATGTGTTTTTGGAATCGACAGACAATGGCGTTGTGGTGAGCATCAAAGACCACGGGCCGGGCATTCCGATGAATTTTAGAAATAAAATCTTTCAGCGCTTCGCCCAGGCTGATGCGTCCGACACTCGTGCCAAAGATGGCACCGGCCTCGGCCTCGCCATTACACGCGAATTGATCGAACACATGGGCGGGCGCGTAGGTTTCGATTCCAAAGAGGGAGGTGGCGCTCGGTTCTTTTTTGAGTTACCACTGGCCAAACCACTGCACCGCGGCGATTCATTACCCGGCCTCGCCGACAACCAAGCTACAAGAGCACGTATTTTGGTCGTTGAAGATGACCCTGATGTCGCTCATTTATTAATGATCATGCTGAACGAGGCGGGATACGATTGCGACACTGCCTATAGTGGCAACGACGCCCTGCGCATGCTGGATGAGACCCGCTATGACTTAGTGAGTTTAGACTTGATGCTGCCTGACATCAGCGGGTTAGACATTATAGGGACACTGCGTAGGCAAACAGCCACCAGAGATCTCCCAATAGTGGTTGTTTCTGCAAAAGTCGAGCAAGGCAAACTGGCCATCGGTGGCGATGTGTCGCACCTTGACTGGCTAACAAAGCCGATCGATCAAAAACACCTGATTGAAGTAATCCAGCGACAACTTGAAGCGGCTAGAGCCCAACACCTTCGCGTACTCCATGTCGAAGATGATAAAGATTTACACAGTGTAATTTGTGCCATGGCGGGAGATCAATTTGACATACAACTCGCGCCGACGCTAGATGAGGCTCGGCACCAAGTACAGGACCAACACTTTGATGTCATCTTGTTGGACAT